From a single Nicotiana tomentosiformis chromosome 2, ASM39032v3, whole genome shotgun sequence genomic region:
- the LOC138905960 gene encoding uncharacterized protein, whose amino-acid sequence MLKDMLRACVLDFKGIWDDHLPLIEFAYNNSYHASIQMAPFKALCSRRCRSPIGWFAIGEAELIGPDLMHQAIEKVRIIKEWLKIAQSRQKSYSDVRRWDLEFKEDD is encoded by the coding sequence ATGCttaaggatatgttgcgcgcttgtgttcttgacttcaagggtatctgggatgatcatttgccactcatagaatttgcctataacaatagttaccatgctagcattcagatggcaccgttcaagGCTCTATgtagtaggagatgtagatctcccattgggtggttcgcgattggggaagcagagttgatagggccagacctcatgcatcaggctatagaGAAAGTTAGGATCATTAAGGAATGGTTAAAaattgctcagagtcgtcaaaagtcctattcagatgtgCGTCGCTGGGATTTGGAATTCAAAGAGGATGATTGA